A genomic window from Archaeoglobus profundus DSM 5631 includes:
- a CDS encoding outer membrane protein assembly factor BamB family protein encodes MRLLVCVAILMLIAVPVNAYTLQGDVQHTGNFTSNANIIPKLEWRTYLSGLIGSSPVVANGKVFVTNWYGWGSWQPGFYVLDADTGQILWNNSTIYGASTPFVYGDKVIVGGMVYSGSGWNYYGYLYIINLTTRSVKSVKLDDHPSYYGIASSPIVYNGYIYVLTHSNGTLWKLDLDGNVVDCFTTGGLINPYTSPTAYDGKIFFAGNSSGDRIYCVYTNLTEVWNRSVDSQIVDTPTVASINGETILIFATKNYLYAFYLNGTLKDRYPFNGTISSPAVAYDRIYIGSRDGKLYCFAFDSRGNLSVLWTFEANGKIDSSPAVSNRVVYFATNTGEGTLYAVDAMVGYEIWHYRLIPPQNTWWNIMSSPFISNNRLYIGADSGYVYCFNSSGEIDFDVNLTPVNVSLNVNGREYEVRENTALGALLKASNYTMNSAEIYFNVTLDDSWYDKYGSFFISSIMGLGTQNVNGKWIYWSIWNETSLLSVGANLYTISDNETVYYCYGDGTSLSNCTVLLNITTHVKPVGISNLTVNSARLGGNATAWVNVSSAKSGWYVVVVSGLNDKGDYVAGISTVYLSECQSLRVPVLIHVSQRNTIGTYKLFAGVYKLNEYPNNLIDWFGSVNCEVTS; translated from the coding sequence ATGAGGTTGTTGGTGTGCGTTGCAATCCTGATGCTGATAGCAGTGCCAGTAAACGCATACACACTTCAAGGGGATGTTCAACATACCGGAAACTTCACTTCAAACGCTAACATAATTCCGAAGCTTGAGTGGAGGACGTATTTAAGTGGATTGATAGGTTCATCACCCGTAGTTGCTAACGGGAAAGTTTTCGTAACGAACTGGTACGGATGGGGGAGTTGGCAACCCGGGTTTTACGTATTGGATGCAGATACTGGCCAAATACTCTGGAACAATTCAACAATCTACGGTGCATCAACCCCGTTCGTTTACGGTGATAAGGTGATAGTGGGCGGTATGGTTTACAGCGGAAGCGGGTGGAATTACTATGGTTACCTCTACATAATTAACCTAACCACGAGGAGCGTTAAAAGCGTGAAACTCGACGACCATCCATCTTACTACGGTATTGCATCGTCACCAATCGTTTATAACGGTTACATCTACGTTCTAACTCATTCAAACGGAACTCTTTGGAAGTTGGATTTAGATGGAAATGTGGTAGACTGTTTCACCACTGGCGGTTTAATCAACCCATACACATCTCCAACAGCCTACGACGGAAAGATTTTCTTTGCTGGGAACTCAAGCGGTGACAGAATTTACTGCGTTTACACGAACCTCACGGAAGTTTGGAATAGAAGCGTTGACTCGCAGATAGTCGATACTCCAACCGTAGCGAGTATAAACGGAGAGACTATACTTATCTTTGCAACTAAGAATTATCTATACGCTTTCTACTTGAACGGAACGCTGAAGGATAGGTATCCGTTCAACGGGACGATATCGAGTCCAGCAGTAGCTTACGATAGGATATACATCGGTTCGAGGGATGGTAAGTTGTACTGCTTTGCTTTTGATTCGAGGGGAAATTTGAGCGTTCTCTGGACGTTTGAGGCAAACGGTAAGATAGATTCTTCCCCTGCAGTATCAAACAGAGTCGTTTACTTTGCAACCAACACGGGTGAGGGAACGTTGTACGCTGTGGATGCAATGGTGGGTTACGAGATTTGGCATTACAGACTCATACCCCCTCAAAACACTTGGTGGAATATAATGTCCTCACCCTTCATATCGAACAACAGGCTTTACATAGGTGCAGATAGTGGATACGTTTACTGTTTCAACAGTTCTGGCGAAATCGATTTTGACGTAAACCTTACACCCGTAAACGTATCGCTGAACGTTAATGGAAGGGAATACGAAGTTAGAGAGAACACAGCCTTAGGGGCTCTGTTAAAGGCTTCAAATTATACAATGAATTCGGCTGAAATCTACTTCAACGTTACACTCGACGACAGCTGGTACGATAAATACGGTTCGTTCTTCATAAGCTCCATAATGGGTTTAGGAACTCAAAACGTGAATGGTAAGTGGATTTACTGGTCGATCTGGAACGAAACATCTCTTTTGTCTGTAGGTGCCAACCTGTACACTATAAGTGATAACGAAACGGTATACTACTGCTACGGGGACGGAACGAGTTTGAGCAACTGTACGGTTTTGCTGAACATAACAACTCACGTAAAACCAGTCGGTATCTCAAACCTGACAGTAAATTCGGCGAGATTGGGAGGAAACGCTACAGCATGGGTAAACGTTAGTTCCGCTAAATCTGGATGGTACGTTGTTGTTGTAAGCGGTTTAAACGATAAAGGAGATTATGTAGCGGGAATTTCGACGGTTTATCTGAGTGAATGCCAAAGCCTGAGAGTTCCAGTGCTCATTCACGTTTCTCAGAGAAATACCATCGGAACGTACAAACTGTTTGCGGGAGTTTACAAGTTGAACGAATATCCGAACAACCTTATAGACTGGTTCGGAAGTGTGAACTGCGAGGTGACATCATGA
- the cbiB gene encoding adenosylcobinamide-phosphate synthase CbiB, with translation MIELVLAIAFDLLFGEPPNRVHPVVWFGKITAKIDRAYKRRNPLTDFLAGIVCTTVVLFFALVLSFIPRFLPFPFNLIAEVYLLKSSFAIKSLYQHVKATICEDVEEMRRAVSLIVSRDVSKLDRHHLISASIESLAENIVDSVISPIFYYMLFGLSGALIYRAINTLDAMIGYRNEKYEYFGKFSARLDDILNFIPARITVLLFLPLKPKRVWQYCRLAKFKINSDKPIACMSAVLSVWIEKEGVYRFEGRNPRLEDVKKALKVYCLIVAIFLSLVFMLEFILVNHA, from the coding sequence ATGATTGAGCTGGTACTTGCGATAGCTTTCGATTTGTTGTTCGGAGAACCCCCGAACAGAGTGCATCCAGTCGTGTGGTTCGGGAAGATTACAGCCAAGATCGACAGAGCTTACAAAAGACGAAATCCCCTAACGGACTTCTTAGCTGGGATAGTCTGCACAACTGTCGTTTTATTCTTTGCATTAGTCCTCTCCTTCATACCGAGATTTCTGCCCTTTCCCTTCAACCTCATAGCTGAGGTTTACCTGCTGAAATCCTCATTTGCAATAAAAAGCCTCTATCAGCACGTTAAGGCTACTATTTGTGAAGATGTGGAAGAAATGCGTAGAGCGGTTAGTCTGATAGTCAGTAGAGACGTTTCAAAGCTCGACAGACACCATTTAATCTCCGCATCCATCGAAAGCTTGGCGGAGAACATAGTTGATAGCGTAATATCTCCAATCTTTTACTACATGCTATTTGGACTGAGCGGTGCTTTGATTTACAGGGCTATAAACACGTTGGATGCTATGATCGGCTATAGAAACGAAAAATACGAGTACTTCGGAAAGTTCTCGGCAAGACTCGACGACATCTTAAATTTCATTCCAGCCAGAATCACCGTTTTATTATTCTTACCGCTCAAACCCAAGAGGGTCTGGCAGTACTGCAGGCTTGCCAAGTTCAAGATAAACAGCGATAAGCCTATAGCCTGCATGAGTGCCGTCTTGAGTGTTTGGATTGAAAAGGAGGGAGTTTACAGGTTTGAAGGTCGAAATCCGAGGCTTGAAGATGTTAAAAAGGCTTTAAAAGTCTACTGTTTAATTGTTGCAATTTTCCTCTCGCTCGTTTTTATGTTAGAGTTTATCTTAGTTAATCATGCTTGA
- a CDS encoding NTP transferase domain-containing protein produces MLIVVMAGGKSSRMGFEKPLALVRGKPMLLWVYDRAVKAGDAVVAVSRNTPRTAEFCKERGIETIETSGKGYVEDIRFILKEFGEFVSVACDIPFVRAEDIREIVENFEGMSLTGVLSPKIVPDFIDLKKLPIYEGWVIVGLNAVGWEGEMFLELKNPLLALNVNTPEDLALANTIANKLDTSWA; encoded by the coding sequence ATGTTAATCGTAGTAATGGCTGGTGGAAAGAGTTCGAGGATGGGATTCGAAAAGCCCTTAGCTTTAGTTAGGGGTAAGCCCATGCTTCTGTGGGTCTATGATAGAGCGGTTAAAGCTGGAGATGCTGTTGTTGCTGTCAGTAGGAACACTCCGAGAACAGCCGAATTTTGTAAGGAGCGAGGAATCGAAACGATAGAAACGTCTGGTAAAGGCTATGTTGAGGATATTCGTTTTATTCTAAAGGAATTCGGTGAGTTTGTGAGTGTAGCTTGCGACATTCCATTCGTAAGGGCTGAAGACATAAGAGAAATTGTTGAAAATTTCGAAGGGATGAGCTTAACAGGTGTTTTGAGTCCGAAAATCGTTCCAGACTTCATCGATCTCAAAAAATTGCCTATCTATGAGGGATGGGTTATCGTTGGACTTAATGCGGTTGGCTGGGAGGGTGAGATGTTTTTAGAGTTGAAAAACCCGCTCTTAGCTCTAAACGTGAACACACCCGAAGATTTGGCTTTAGCCAATACAATCGCGAATAAGTTAGATACTTCTTGGGCTTAA
- a CDS encoding MarR family transcriptional regulator produces MLKLKGIYAEDYLYEFVNKHRGLSIYEIAKRLNWSTGKVHAIVKKLENMGLVKTEITVENNRIKKKVYPVDWKDLLPKDVK; encoded by the coding sequence ATGCTCAAGCTTAAGGGTATTTATGCTGAAGATTATTTATATGAATTTGTGAATAAACACAGGGGATTGAGCATATACGAGATTGCAAAGAGACTTAACTGGAGCACTGGTAAGGTTCATGCAATTGTAAAAAAACTCGAAAATATGGGTTTAGTTAAAACGGAGATAACTGTAGAGAACAACAGAATTAAGAAGAAGGTTTACCCAGTTGATTGGAAGGATCTACTACCTAAAGACGTTAAATGA
- the cobS gene encoding adenosylcobinamide-GDP ribazoletransferase has product MFMDLISFFTRIPAEGKLERVAKQLWALPLLALLTSALPMALLLLKIPIREILALIALYATIGLIHLDGLADFSDGLMAKGDVKVKFRAMKDVNVGIAGIFAVIVVILLQVGALRFAPFYAIFLAELNSKFSILLSLSVKKPLGEGLAKFFMDRLDRRQFFVGFGIYIALIVAVAFYDRIALISALSLIVGLLTIKIALDNFKGLNGDCVGAVAEITRTSSLVLCAILDNPSMII; this is encoded by the coding sequence ATGTTCATGGATTTAATCTCTTTCTTCACAAGAATACCAGCTGAGGGAAAGCTCGAAAGAGTTGCAAAACAGCTTTGGGCTTTACCTCTTTTGGCCTTGCTCACTTCAGCTCTGCCGATGGCTTTGCTGTTGCTGAAAATACCGATAAGGGAAATTCTTGCTTTGATAGCCTTGTACGCTACGATAGGTTTAATCCATTTAGACGGCTTAGCGGATTTCAGCGATGGGTTGATGGCTAAGGGAGATGTTAAGGTGAAGTTTAGGGCTATGAAGGATGTGAACGTTGGAATTGCGGGTATCTTTGCGGTAATTGTTGTCATCTTGTTGCAGGTCGGAGCATTACGATTTGCCCCCTTTTATGCCATATTTTTGGCTGAGTTGAACTCCAAGTTCTCGATACTCTTATCCTTATCTGTAAAAAAGCCCTTAGGTGAAGGTTTGGCGAAGTTCTTCATGGATAGATTAGATAGAAGGCAGTTCTTTGTTGGTTTTGGAATTTACATTGCCTTGATAGTGGCAGTAGCTTTTTACGACAGAATTGCTTTGATCTCAGCTCTATCTCTAATCGTAGGTCTGCTCACGATAAAGATTGCTTTGGATAACTTCAAAGGCTTGAACGGTGATTGTGTAGGTGCAGTTGCGGAGATAACGAGAACATCAAGCTTAGTGCTGTGTGCTATTTTGGATAATCCATCGATGATCATTTAA
- the hypD gene encoding hydrogenase formation protein HypD, protein MLKLKDRKRAIKGLAEELKGLMEGEETITIMHLCGTHEDTVTRYNLRSLLPENLKVVPGPGCPVCITPDTDLQRAFHLLEKENVILTTFGDMARVPFEGKSFFYYKSKGYDVRIVYSVFDALEIAKTTDKPVVFFAIGFETTMPSTAVAVLDGVENFYVLSAHRFFIPAMEHLLSFDDVRIDGFICPGHVSTIVGVKAYEHIKVPQVIAGFEPEDVLLALCMLVKAIKNGENCLLNEYTRAVRYEGNVKAQKVMNEVFDRDDWEWRGLGVVRNSGAPLKKRYEDFDALKVFEDAFKDFEPREDKKKRLCRCGDVLRGVATPLDCSLFMKACTPKNPIGACMVSFEGTCNIWARYWRG, encoded by the coding sequence ATGCTGAAGCTGAAAGATAGAAAGAGAGCGATAAAGGGGCTTGCAGAAGAGCTTAAGGGACTGATGGAAGGGGAAGAAACCATAACGATAATGCACCTCTGCGGAACTCATGAAGACACTGTAACGAGATACAACCTTCGAAGCTTACTCCCAGAGAATCTTAAAGTTGTTCCCGGCCCGGGATGTCCAGTTTGCATTACACCAGATACAGATCTACAGAGGGCATTCCACCTGCTCGAGAAAGAAAACGTGATTTTGACAACGTTTGGAGATATGGCGAGAGTTCCTTTCGAAGGTAAATCTTTCTTTTACTACAAATCCAAAGGCTACGATGTAAGAATAGTTTACAGCGTATTTGACGCTTTGGAGATTGCAAAAACAACCGACAAGCCAGTAGTTTTCTTCGCAATCGGCTTTGAAACGACGATGCCATCGACTGCCGTAGCTGTTTTGGATGGAGTTGAGAACTTTTACGTTCTCTCAGCTCACAGATTCTTTATCCCAGCCATGGAACACCTTCTGTCATTCGATGATGTTAGAATAGACGGTTTCATCTGTCCAGGACACGTTTCGACAATCGTAGGTGTTAAAGCTTATGAGCACATAAAAGTTCCACAGGTCATAGCGGGATTCGAGCCCGAGGACGTTCTTTTAGCTCTCTGCATGCTCGTTAAAGCGATAAAAAACGGTGAGAACTGCCTACTTAATGAGTATACAAGAGCAGTAAGATATGAGGGAAATGTGAAAGCTCAGAAAGTCATGAATGAAGTCTTCGACAGGGATGATTGGGAATGGAGGGGGCTAGGGGTTGTAAGGAATTCGGGAGCACCTCTAAAGAAGAGGTACGAAGATTTCGATGCTTTAAAAGTCTTCGAAGATGCCTTTAAAGACTTCGAACCGAGAGAAGATAAGAAGAAGAGGCTCTGCAGGTGCGGTGATGTCCTGAGAGGGGTTGCAACTCCTTTGGATTGCTCACTGTTCATGAAAGCTTGCACACCGAAAAATCCAATAGGAGCTTGCATGGTCAGTTTTGAGGGTACTTGCAACATCTGGGCCAGATATTGGAGGGGTTGA
- a CDS encoding HypC/HybG/HupF family hydrogenase formation chaperone has protein sequence MCIAIPGKVVEIDYPFAVVDFKGTKRKIRIDLIDDLKVGDWVLVHVGIAIQKVDEEEARKTAELLEQVFGGL, from the coding sequence ATGTGTATTGCAATCCCGGGAAAGGTAGTTGAGATCGATTATCCATTTGCAGTCGTGGATTTCAAGGGAACTAAGAGGAAGATTAGGATTGACTTAATCGACGATCTTAAGGTTGGAGACTGGGTTCTGGTTCACGTTGGCATTGCTATTCAGAAGGTTGATGAGGAGGAGGCTAGGAAAACGGCAGAATTACTTGAGCAAGTCTTCGGAGGGTTATGA
- the hypB gene encoding hydrogenase nickel incorporation protein HypB, whose protein sequence is MHKIEVDAEVDLLEENKKLAEANRRLLREKGVVTVNVMGAIGSGKTLLIEKTIEALKDYKVGAILGDVIAKDDYERVARHGVKAMPLNTGKECHLDAHLVHHALEKFDLDGIDVLFIENVGNLICPVDFDLGEDYRVVMVSVTEGDDVVAKHPEIFRLADVIIINKVALADAVEANVDKMVEDAKRLNSKARIIKMDLKKGIGFEEWMEWLKCVLQSRER, encoded by the coding sequence ATGCATAAGATAGAGGTAGATGCGGAGGTAGACTTGCTCGAAGAAAACAAGAAGTTAGCTGAGGCAAATAGAAGGCTTTTAAGGGAAAAGGGGGTTGTTACCGTAAACGTTATGGGTGCGATAGGCTCTGGGAAGACTCTTTTGATTGAGAAAACGATTGAAGCTTTAAAAGATTACAAGGTAGGGGCAATACTGGGTGACGTTATTGCCAAGGACGATTATGAGAGAGTTGCAAGGCATGGAGTTAAGGCTATGCCTCTCAACACCGGTAAGGAATGTCACTTGGATGCTCATTTGGTTCATCACGCCTTAGAGAAGTTTGATCTCGATGGAATCGATGTCCTGTTCATAGAGAACGTTGGAAACTTGATCTGTCCAGTAGATTTCGATTTGGGTGAGGATTACAGGGTTGTAATGGTCAGCGTAACCGAAGGAGATGACGTCGTTGCAAAGCATCCTGAAATATTCAGACTGGCCGATGTAATAATCATTAACAAGGTCGCTTTGGCTGATGCTGTTGAAGCTAACGTGGACAAGATGGTTGAAGATGCAAAACGCTTGAATTCAAAAGCCAGGATCATAAAGATGGATTTAAAGAAGGGGATTGGTTTTGAAGAGTGGATGGAGTGGTTGAAATGTGTATTGCAATCCCGGGAAAGGTAG
- the cobT gene encoding nicotinate mononucleotide-dependent phosphoribosyltransferase CobT, producing the protein MMLLVLGNTELSLIKGISIAGANPELTKFTPPADAEYIFYDRPKIIDAIPVTPQGHPTPAIITKACYELAGFPITVVRAGTFLAPQIPHIHVSDDVGRDFRKTQALPNVDEIVEKGKLIGCELSKVVNEVVIGESTPAGTTTAQAVLWALGYKAKTSSASPNNPQELKKDVIEEGFKRANAKFGELADKPIQALKEFGDPMLACTLGISIGFRGKVVLAGGTQMLAVSAILKALGEDLRRFKIATTRWVVEDRTATFERTAEEIGIDYYVANLDFSQSKFNGLRDYERGFVKEGVGAGGAVYLAEKKGFSCKDVFKKVEELYAKLISNEI; encoded by the coding sequence ATGATGCTTTTAGTGTTGGGAAACACGGAGCTTTCGTTGATAAAGGGTATCAGCATAGCTGGAGCCAATCCAGAGCTTACGAAGTTTACACCGCCAGCTGATGCGGAATACATCTTTTACGACAGACCTAAGATCATCGATGCAATCCCAGTTACCCCTCAAGGACATCCCACACCAGCTATAATCACGAAAGCTTGCTACGAACTCGCTGGATTTCCTATAACAGTTGTGAGGGCTGGAACATTTTTAGCTCCTCAAATTCCACACATTCACGTCAGCGATGATGTCGGTAGGGATTTTAGAAAGACTCAAGCCTTACCTAACGTTGATGAGATCGTTGAGAAGGGCAAACTCATAGGTTGCGAGCTTTCGAAGGTTGTGAATGAGGTTGTGATAGGGGAATCAACACCAGCTGGAACGACTACAGCACAGGCAGTTCTCTGGGCCTTAGGATACAAAGCCAAAACGTCTTCAGCATCTCCGAACAATCCGCAGGAGCTCAAGAAAGATGTGATTGAAGAGGGATTCAAGAGAGCCAATGCGAAATTTGGCGAGCTTGCCGACAAACCAATTCAGGCATTAAAAGAGTTCGGTGATCCGATGTTGGCTTGTACTTTGGGAATTTCAATAGGCTTTAGAGGAAAAGTTGTTTTAGCTGGTGGAACTCAGATGTTAGCCGTTTCTGCAATCCTGAAGGCATTGGGTGAAGATTTGAGAAGGTTCAAAATAGCGACAACGCGCTGGGTAGTTGAAGATAGAACTGCCACTTTTGAAAGGACTGCTGAAGAGATCGGTATCGACTATTACGTGGCAAATTTGGACTTCTCTCAGAGTAAGTTTAATGGATTGAGGGATTACGAGAGAGGGTTCGTCAAAGAGGGTGTTGGTGCTGGTGGAGCCGTTTACTTGGCTGAGAAAAAGGGTTTTAGCTGTAAAGACGTATTCAAGAAGGTTGAAGAACTCTACGCCAAGCTGATTTCAAATGAAATCTAA
- a CDS encoding DUF4430 domain-containing protein produces the protein MKKVILVLFVILTVQTAQALTINVQGDFIVGHKLTISTDKPALIILRMNNGTPIYANTSTNFTPQVAGMLTIEAIAGCERASKVIEIRQPATSSMGSSGWIGRYYLPSGTTTITLEDGGSATINWRTALGVLIKASQERGFSVKIKKWSYGLFVDCIGGICTRALGETSGWVYQVNGETPMVSSEQYNLNAGDTVVWYFSRSMSEAPESSPYRITIKTYDDWSFDVSINPAMPWSLPSEETGSSSVSTTPTPTPTIPSKMSVARTNNSITCTVVGNVTVEVNVTKIPLKVSVRSAKAVLLKISKYEPKGLEFNEIYATPLDCFDLELNRSTNVTISFVIPKEKLTKLDAKPEDVCIAEYEGKWKFIPTNYTENETYYTFTANLTSFSIFAIVAKWESFPLNSSDERIVKALNWLKSQQRPDGGWGSLSNTSWVVMAIASANENPCDWIKNGKSPLDYFKANLNESVIERMGTSDFARTILALIALNQNPYNFNGINFVEKLKERVKEDGQIGDYIYTTIWGILALKACGENVSKSVEWLKAHQNPDGGFAWAVNAESDFDDTASAIQALIASGVSRDDPVIKKALNYLKKGQCEDGGMRYFGNSSSNADSDAWTIQALVSACVNPTNWKTSKSVVEHLLSLQAEDGHFKYTKYVTSIPIKVTADSVMALLGKPHPVKILLNRTTQVTANRTVAVTTEVTYVTYTTITPTPTTITKTVASTTTIATTNPPKVTATTKKVYGFEAILGILALLFVMFYRRS, from the coding sequence ATGAAGAAAGTTATCTTGGTCTTGTTCGTAATTTTAACCGTTCAGACCGCTCAAGCTTTAACGATAAACGTTCAAGGAGATTTCATCGTCGGGCATAAGCTCACGATTTCCACGGATAAACCCGCTTTGATAATTCTAAGGATGAACAATGGAACTCCGATATACGCAAACACATCGACGAACTTCACCCCACAAGTTGCGGGAATGCTTACAATAGAGGCAATCGCTGGATGTGAAAGGGCTTCTAAAGTAATAGAGATTCGACAACCTGCAACATCCAGTATGGGAAGTAGCGGATGGATCGGACGATACTACTTGCCTTCAGGAACCACGACAATTACTCTTGAAGATGGGGGTTCTGCAACGATCAATTGGAGGACAGCTTTGGGAGTTTTGATAAAGGCTTCGCAGGAGAGGGGTTTTAGTGTTAAGATCAAGAAGTGGAGCTACGGGTTGTTTGTAGATTGCATTGGTGGGATTTGCACGAGAGCCTTGGGAGAGACTTCTGGATGGGTATATCAGGTGAATGGAGAGACACCGATGGTTTCATCCGAACAGTACAACCTAAACGCTGGTGACACCGTTGTCTGGTATTTCTCAAGAAGCATGAGCGAAGCGCCCGAAAGCTCTCCGTATAGAATAACGATTAAAACTTATGACGATTGGTCGTTCGATGTAAGCATAAATCCAGCGATGCCTTGGAGCTTGCCAAGTGAAGAAACGGGTAGCAGTAGCGTATCCACCACCCCTACACCGACACCAACCATACCTTCAAAGATGAGTGTGGCCAGAACTAACAACTCAATCACATGCACCGTCGTGGGAAACGTAACCGTAGAGGTAAACGTTACAAAGATTCCACTAAAAGTTTCGGTCAGAAGTGCCAAAGCAGTTCTGCTAAAGATCTCTAAGTATGAGCCAAAGGGATTGGAGTTCAACGAAATTTACGCAACACCGCTGGATTGCTTCGACTTGGAGTTGAACAGATCGACAAATGTAACCATTAGCTTCGTGATACCCAAAGAAAAACTGACCAAGCTAGACGCAAAGCCTGAAGACGTCTGTATTGCGGAATACGAAGGCAAGTGGAAGTTTATCCCGACGAACTACACCGAAAACGAGACATACTACACGTTCACAGCAAACTTGACGAGCTTCAGCATATTTGCCATAGTTGCTAAATGGGAAAGCTTCCCACTAAATTCTAGCGATGAAAGGATAGTTAAAGCCTTAAACTGGCTTAAAAGTCAGCAGAGGCCAGATGGGGGATGGGGAAGCTTATCAAATACATCTTGGGTTGTCATGGCGATTGCGAGTGCTAATGAGAACCCGTGCGATTGGATCAAGAACGGTAAGAGTCCTTTGGACTACTTCAAAGCTAATTTGAACGAGAGCGTTATTGAGAGAATGGGAACATCCGACTTCGCAAGAACTATCTTAGCTTTAATAGCCTTAAATCAGAATCCCTACAACTTTAACGGAATAAACTTTGTCGAGAAGCTTAAGGAGAGGGTTAAAGAGGATGGGCAGATAGGTGATTATATCTACACAACAATCTGGGGCATATTGGCTTTAAAAGCCTGTGGAGAGAACGTTTCAAAGTCAGTTGAGTGGCTTAAAGCACATCAAAATCCAGACGGTGGATTTGCATGGGCTGTAAATGCCGAAAGCGATTTTGATGATACTGCAAGTGCAATACAGGCCTTGATAGCCAGTGGTGTTAGCAGAGATGACCCAGTCATCAAGAAAGCCCTTAACTACTTGAAAAAGGGGCAGTGCGAAGATGGAGGGATGAGATACTTCGGAAACTCTTCAAGCAACGCAGACAGCGATGCTTGGACAATTCAGGCTCTGGTTTCTGCATGCGTAAATCCTACGAATTGGAAAACGAGTAAAAGCGTTGTAGAACACCTCCTGAGTTTGCAAGCTGAGGATGGACACTTCAAATATACAAAATACGTGACATCGATTCCGATAAAGGTTACAGCGGATTCCGTAATGGCGCTACTCGGTAAACCGCATCCCGTGAAGATATTGTTAAATAGAACTACCCAAGTTACTGCGAATCGAACTGTTGCAGTTACAACGGAAGTTACATATGTTACATATACTACTATAACACCAACACCCACGACGATCACCAAAACGGTAGCATCCACAACAACAATTGCGACAACTAACCCACCTAAGGTAACAGCGACAACGAAAAAGGTTTACGGATTCGAAGCTATTCTTGGAATTCTGGCGTTGCTATTTGTGATGTTTTACCGCAGATCGTGA
- a CDS encoding adenosylcobinamide amidohydrolase, whose product MKSKLGEGYFTDDHFIFKLNEPMVCLSNAPHNSGLCKANGFFFMQVDENYSGDYKTDCRRFEDEYGLKDFVGFMTATLIKKTLTHTKIGDVEVFVTVGLKNKAIVGESNENGWGTVNMVILIDRGVTIGCLVNAVMTAIEAKTYTLLKLVNATGTTSDCIAVFGFEGEEEWAGTATKLGFYIGRAVRTALEEGVRRWFSLKTF is encoded by the coding sequence ATGAAATCTAAGCTTGGCGAAGGTTACTTTACTGACGATCACTTCATCTTTAAACTGAACGAGCCTATGGTCTGCCTCAGCAACGCTCCCCACAACTCTGGGCTATGCAAAGCAAACGGCTTTTTCTTCATGCAAGTCGATGAGAACTACAGCGGAGATTACAAAACGGATTGCAGGAGATTTGAGGATGAATACGGGTTGAAAGATTTCGTAGGGTTCATGACCGCAACTCTCATCAAGAAAACGCTTACACATACAAAGATCGGAGATGTCGAGGTTTTTGTAACGGTTGGACTCAAAAACAAGGCAATCGTTGGAGAAAGCAACGAGAACGGCTGGGGGACGGTGAACATGGTGATTTTGATAGACAGGGGAGTTACTATCGGTTGTTTAGTGAACGCAGTAATGACAGCGATAGAGGCAAAGACTTACACACTATTAAAGCTCGTAAACGCAACTGGGACTACGAGTGATTGCATTGCAGTGTTCGGATTTGAAGGTGAGGAGGAATGGGCTGGGACTGCCACTAAACTCGGTTTTTACATTGGTAGAGCGGTGAGAACTGCTTTAGAGGAGGGTGTGAGAAGGTGGTTCAGCCTAAAAACCTTCTGA
- a CDS encoding DUF2240 family protein: MDISFDLEYIGGSEENVLDRIISRITEKTGKNAKEVLAEINKKHEELNLLAVEVVALIVAREKGVDISDLIDDVEKKVLG, from the coding sequence TTGGACATTTCATTCGATTTGGAATATATAGGAGGGAGTGAAGAGAACGTTCTTGACAGAATAATAAGCAGAATCACCGAAAAGACTGGGAAAAATGCAAAGGAGGTCTTAGCTGAAATAAACAAAAAGCACGAGGAACTAAATTTGCTGGCTGTCGAAGTTGTAGCTCTGATAGTTGCAAGAGAAAAGGGAGTAGATATTTCAGATTTGATCGATGATGTTGAGAAAAAGGTTTTGGGTTGA